In a single window of the Elaeis guineensis isolate ETL-2024a chromosome 4, EG11, whole genome shotgun sequence genome:
- the LOC109504766 gene encoding uncharacterized protein isoform X1, translated as MFGAKTTYIQYITTFVRYSARHVAAHQISLRVFIFIFIFFSARCGFALNLLEGFFFPLSVGLCRRCPPQPPSPPFLPPDSGATNPTRIPSPAPDASRIPRDRPLHPPRPRPISVGYSRRTDGVLALPFFFSFVPFASHLETSRALPNSRKRPPLSPLFSPPHPAGHRRRLPLHRHQHRRSPSSLPHDADFFPALIAATSRHSPPSLSSRSSSALGSPTQCALDLHFFSFFCFEPFQSPLESFRALADACLLPALLAATCRRSPPSPSSPLSPASGLTDLRKRSHRSHLYSPQCHLPPVSTVAFLPIMTDIGLPL; from the coding sequence ATGTTTGGTGCCAAAACCACGTATATACAATACATTACGACATTTGTCAGATATTCAGCACGTCACGTGGCAGCCCATCAGATTTCTCTccgtgtttttatttttatttttattttcttttcggcGCGCTGTGGATTTGCTCTGAACCTTCTCGaaggttttttttttcccctctccgTCGGTCTCTGCCGTCGCTGTCCTCcccaacccccctcccctcccttccTCCCCCCCGACTCCGGCGCCACTAACCCCACTCGCATCCCCTCCCCGGCCCCGGACGCCTCCCGCATCCCGCGCGACCGCCCCCTGCACCCTCCGCGGCCCCGCCCGATAAGTGTCGGCTATTCACGGAGGACAGACGGCGTCTTGgcgttgcctttttttttttccttcgttCCCTTCGCGAGCCATCTGGAAACTTCCCGAGCCCTCCCGAACTCTCGCAAACGCCCACCTCTTTCTCCGCTCTTCTCGCCGCCACATCCCGCCGGTCACCGTCGTCGCCTTCCTCTCCATCGTCACCAACATCGGCGTTCCCCCTCCAGTCTCCCTCACGACGCCGATTTCTTCCCCGCTCTGATCGCTGCCACCTCCCGCCACTCTCCGCCGTCGCTTTCCTCCCGATCCTCATCGGCTTTGGGTTCCCCCACCCAATGTGCTTTAgatctccattttttttcttttttttgcttcgAACCCTTCCAGAGTCCTCTTGAATCTTTCCGAGCTCTCGCGGACGCTTGCCTCCTCCCCGCTCTCCTCGCCGCCACCTGCCGCCGGTCTCCGCCGTCGCCTTCCTCCCCATTGTCACCAGCGTCGGGCCTCACAGATCTCCGAAAAAGAAGCCACCGATCTCATCTCTACTCTCCTCAGTGCCACCTTCCGCCGGTCTCCACCGTCGCCTTCCTCCCCATCATGACTGACATCGGCCttcctctctga
- the LOC105044287 gene encoding uncharacterized protein: protein MSELVILDDGQLRQLAKLVYYQEVDAIHSIDFSSEPELAAYLRDCGDSYNTVLNVLDSGRKADEEYKNDNIASPIANDIYSYIINAANLALQTVRNCSLRYDYLGKISENAGAFIKELGEVNGDLEKAQKLANDASEYRNQTLESIRKQQSTASREFSKLVKESGIQFDELVTRYSSKRYGKLFTELEEHEKLQVYYDIIEASGRGNVGVTRFATAAGAAGIAVLIFTAAMMVWDIFSSEHVLETATRDAVESAAAIGGAMLGEVVGAAVASNLIGVEATSVFVLLAGFATGIVGAFILGSFAGWLVGLIFGSGGKQISSMDGLKCYVSSMPDGAVLARQIASQ, encoded by the exons ATGAGTGAGCTTGTTATCCTCGATGATGGGCAACTGCGCCAGCTTGCCAAGCTTGTTTACTACCAAGAAGTAGACGCCATACATAGCATAGACTTTAGTTCTGAGCCCGAACTCGCTGCGTACCTTCGCGATTGCGGGGACAGCTACAACACCGTTCTTAACGTTTTGGATTCTGGTCGTAAAGCTGACGAGGAGTATAAGAACGACAACATTGCATCTCCCATAGCTAATGACATCTACTCTTATATCATAAATGCTGCCAATCTCGCACTCCAGACTGTGAGGAACTGTAGCTTGCGATATGATTATCTGGGAAAAATTTCAGAGAATGCTGGTGCCTTCATCAAGGAATTAGGAGAAGTGAACGGTGATTTGGAGAAAGCTCAGAAATTAGCCAATGATGCATCCGAATACAGGAATCAAACCTTGGAATCCATCAGGAAGCAGCAAAGTACCGCGTCCCGTGAATTCTCAAAATTGGTTAAAGAGAGTGGGATACAGTTCGATGAGCTTGTGACCAG GTACAGTTCCAAGAGATATGGCAAGCTATTTACCGAACTGGAAGAGCATGAAAAGCTACAG GTGTACTACGACATCATTGAGGCATCCGGTCGTGGAAATGTGGGAGTGACGAGGTTTGCGACCGCGGCTGGAGCTGCCGGCATCGCAGTGCTAATTTTCACTGCAGCCATGATGGTGTGGGACATATTTTCATCAGAGCACGTCCTTGAAACCGCCACACGCGACGCTGTGGAGTCGGCGGCAGCTATCGGTGGCGCGATGCTGGGGGAAGTCGTCGGAGCCGCCGTGGCAAGTAATTTGATTGGCGTCGAGGCGACTTCTGTATTCGTGCTGCTGGCAGGATTTGCGACCGGCATTGTAGGAGCATTTATCCTCGGGTCATTCGCCGGCTGGTTGGTTGGCTTGATTTTCGGCTCTGGGGGCAAGCAAATCTCCAGTATGGATGGACTCAAATGCTACGTGTCTTCGATGCCCGACGGTGCAGTTCTCGCCCGTCAAATTGCAAGTCAGTAG